Proteins found in one Magnolia sinica isolate HGM2019 chromosome 5, MsV1, whole genome shotgun sequence genomic segment:
- the LOC131246723 gene encoding ACT domain-containing protein ACR6-like isoform X1, giving the protein MDDEYEKLLRRMNSPRVVIDNDACENATVIQVDSVNKHGILLEFVQFLTDLNLIIIKAYISSDGGWFMDVFNVTDHNGKKLKDEGIINYIKRSLETDSCFLPSLNSSVGVVPSKEHTSIELTGTDRPGLLSEVCAVLTDLGCHVVKAEVWTHNARAAAVVRVTDESTGSAIEDPNRFTTIKELLCNVLKGNNDPRTAKMTVSLGLTHTERRLHQMMFADRDFERVGGPDRADNKNSRTHVALLDCFEKDYTVVTMKSKDRPKLLFDTVCTLTDMQYVVFHGTVNTGRMEAYQEYYIRHVDGLPISSEAERQRVTRCLEAAVERRASEGLELELCTDDRVGLLSDITRIFRENGLCIRRAEISTKGGKAMDTFYVTDVSGNPVEASTIDSIRQQIGHNILRVKQNLFFSPEPPQETATSFLFSNFFKARSLQNFRLIRSYS; this is encoded by the exons ATGGACGATGAGTATGAAAAGCTACTCAGGAGGATGAACTCACCAAG GGTTGTGATTGACAACGATGCTTGCGAGAATGCAACTGTTATTCAG GTTGACAGTGTTAATAAACATGGAATCCTCCTTGAATTTGTTCAGTTTCTCACAGATCTTAATCTTATTATAATCAAAGCATACATATCTTCTGATGGGGGATGGTTCATGGATG TGTTTAATGTGACCGATCACAACGGGAAGAAActcaaagatgaagggatcatcaatTACATAAAAAGG TCTCTTGAAACGGACTCTTGCTTCTTGCCCTCGTTGAATTCTTCTGTTGGTGTGGTGCCTTCCAAAGAGCACACTTCGATCGAGCTCACAGGCACCGACAGGCCCGGGCTACTGTCTGAAGTATGTGCAGTGCTCACCGATCTTGGATGTCATGTGGTGAAAGCCGAGGTCTGGACTCATAATGCCAGAGCTGCAGCGGTGGTCCGTGTCACAGATGAGTCGACAGGGTCTGCCATCGAGGACCCAAATCGGTTTACCACAATCAAGGAACTCTTGTGCAATGTACTAAAAGGCAACAATGATCCAAGAACTGCCAAAATGACGGTTTCATTGGGGCTGACCCATACTGAGAGAAGGCTGCATCAGATGATGTTTGCTGATAGGGACTTTGAAAGAGTTGGCGGGCCGGACAGAGCTGACAATAAGAACTCAAGAACCCATGTTGCTCTGTTGGATTGCTTCGAGAAGGATTACACTGTGGTTACAATGAAGTCCAAGGATCGGCCAAAGCTGCTTTTTGATACCGTCTGTACTCTAACAgacatgcaatatgtggtgttTCATGGAACGGTCAACACAGGAAGGATGGAAGCTTATCAG GAATACTACATCAGGCACGTCGATGGGCTCCCTATAAGTTCAGAAGCAGAGCGACAGCGTGTGACACGATGTCTTGAAGCGGCCGTCGAGAGGCGGGCCTCagag GGACTGGAGCTTGAATTGTGCACTGACGATCGAGTCGGTCTTCTTTCGGACATCACCAGGATATTCCGTGAAAATGGTTTGTGTATCCGGCGAGCGGAGATCTCAACAAAGGGAGGCAAGGCCATGGACACCTTCTACGTCACAGATGTGTCCGGCAACCCCGTTGAAGCCAGTACCATCGATTCAATCCGTCAGCAGATCGGCCACAATATCCTGAGGGTAAAACAGAATCTGTTCTTCTCTCCTGAGCCACCCCAAGAAACAGCCACCAGCTTCCTCTTCTCCAACTTCTTTAAAGCCCGTTCACTTCAGAATTTCAGATTGATCAGGTCCTACTCATGA
- the LOC131246723 gene encoding ACT domain-containing protein ACR4-like isoform X2 — MDVFNVTDHNGKKLKDEGIINYIKRSLETDSCFLPSLNSSVGVVPSKEHTSIELTGTDRPGLLSEVCAVLTDLGCHVVKAEVWTHNARAAAVVRVTDESTGSAIEDPNRFTTIKELLCNVLKGNNDPRTAKMTVSLGLTHTERRLHQMMFADRDFERVGGPDRADNKNSRTHVALLDCFEKDYTVVTMKSKDRPKLLFDTVCTLTDMQYVVFHGTVNTGRMEAYQEYYIRHVDGLPISSEAERQRVTRCLEAAVERRASEGLELELCTDDRVGLLSDITRIFRENGLCIRRAEISTKGGKAMDTFYVTDVSGNPVEASTIDSIRQQIGHNILRVKQNLFFSPEPPQETATSFLFSNFFKARSLQNFRLIRSYS, encoded by the exons ATGGATG TGTTTAATGTGACCGATCACAACGGGAAGAAActcaaagatgaagggatcatcaatTACATAAAAAGG TCTCTTGAAACGGACTCTTGCTTCTTGCCCTCGTTGAATTCTTCTGTTGGTGTGGTGCCTTCCAAAGAGCACACTTCGATCGAGCTCACAGGCACCGACAGGCCCGGGCTACTGTCTGAAGTATGTGCAGTGCTCACCGATCTTGGATGTCATGTGGTGAAAGCCGAGGTCTGGACTCATAATGCCAGAGCTGCAGCGGTGGTCCGTGTCACAGATGAGTCGACAGGGTCTGCCATCGAGGACCCAAATCGGTTTACCACAATCAAGGAACTCTTGTGCAATGTACTAAAAGGCAACAATGATCCAAGAACTGCCAAAATGACGGTTTCATTGGGGCTGACCCATACTGAGAGAAGGCTGCATCAGATGATGTTTGCTGATAGGGACTTTGAAAGAGTTGGCGGGCCGGACAGAGCTGACAATAAGAACTCAAGAACCCATGTTGCTCTGTTGGATTGCTTCGAGAAGGATTACACTGTGGTTACAATGAAGTCCAAGGATCGGCCAAAGCTGCTTTTTGATACCGTCTGTACTCTAACAgacatgcaatatgtggtgttTCATGGAACGGTCAACACAGGAAGGATGGAAGCTTATCAG GAATACTACATCAGGCACGTCGATGGGCTCCCTATAAGTTCAGAAGCAGAGCGACAGCGTGTGACACGATGTCTTGAAGCGGCCGTCGAGAGGCGGGCCTCagag GGACTGGAGCTTGAATTGTGCACTGACGATCGAGTCGGTCTTCTTTCGGACATCACCAGGATATTCCGTGAAAATGGTTTGTGTATCCGGCGAGCGGAGATCTCAACAAAGGGAGGCAAGGCCATGGACACCTTCTACGTCACAGATGTGTCCGGCAACCCCGTTGAAGCCAGTACCATCGATTCAATCCGTCAGCAGATCGGCCACAATATCCTGAGGGTAAAACAGAATCTGTTCTTCTCTCCTGAGCCACCCCAAGAAACAGCCACCAGCTTCCTCTTCTCCAACTTCTTTAAAGCCCGTTCACTTCAGAATTTCAGATTGATCAGGTCCTACTCATGA